The following are encoded together in the Zingiber officinale cultivar Zhangliang chromosome 8A, Zo_v1.1, whole genome shotgun sequence genome:
- the LOC122010403 gene encoding uncharacterized protein LOC122010403 → MADHDDTPPEPPAVRRRRSSIGCRRNDVLQQDGSAEDRLTSLPEDLLFSVLSFLSIKQCVALSALCSHFRRRLPSLIPRLDTFRLYVVGNVIPLQHTFPRALIRQCHILFSDVTYLFNRLERLLVKDVVESGVQDLTLEYSGEYWMNFSIRKNCGFLGIKSLRSLSLHNIAVGHPLPIACTLLTSLKMEYCSLLHYDFLFALLASCPFLETLHVLCCHDLYMSKLSIHSASIKHLVVLYKTPIFRPIDVHCPKLESLTVNATALRIETPKVRNASLLLSLNPPEHTSNALMKLLGVPSCLTAAFPMTTVCLMLRLNSSTIPNILAAEHEFGRFIYPEIKEDAAIFNFDFNLKDQSSSMILTQLLKVHNGYNSEFGIRVDSTRIKSTNETTRVDQLLHGSTDVELIKLQMRMPEKTFEGFLSNPKKMEELKQVGLQKLKSRTSKEQFNDILASNEPLLEVSSSITNCIEIKF, encoded by the exons ATGGCGGACCACGACGACACCCCGCCTGAGCCGCCTGCGGTCCGTCGCCGTCGCAGCTCAATTGGATGCCGCCGCAATGATGTGCTGCAGCAGGATGGCTCAGCCGAGGACCGCCTCACTTCCCTCCCCGAAGACCTCCTCTTCTCCGTCCTCTCCTTCCTCTCCATCAAGCAGTGCGTCGCCCTTTCGGCCCTCTGCTCCCACTTCCGCCGACGCCTCCCCTCCCTCATCCCCCGACTCGACACATTCAGGCTTTACGTCGTCGGCAATGTCATCCCCCTGCAGCACACCTTCCCCCGCGCCCTGATCCGCCAATGCCACATCCTTTTCTCCGACGTCACATATTTATTCAATCGCCTCGAGCGGCTGCTCGTCAAGGATGTCGTCGAGTCGGGCGTCCAAGATCTCACCCTCGAATACTCCGGCGAGTATTGGATGAATTTCAGTATCAGGAAAAATTGCGGCTTCTTGGGCATCAAGTCGCTGAGGAGTCTCTCCTTGCACAATATTGCGGTCGGCCACCCTCTGCCCATTGCCTGCACCCTTCTCACCTCCCTCAAAATGGAATATTGCAGCCTTCTCCACTATGATTTCCTGTTCGCCTTGCTCGCCTCCTGCCCTTTCCTCGAGACTCTGCATGTCCTCTGTTGCCACGACCTCTACATGAGCAAACTAAGCATCCACTCCGCCTCCATCAAGCATCTAGTCGTATTATACAAGACTCCCATCTTCCGCCCCATCGACGTCCACTGCCCAAAGCTTGAGTCGCTCACCGTCAACGCCACTGCGCTGCGCATTGAAACGCCCAAGGTCCGGAACGCGTCGTTACTTCTTAGCCTCAATCCACCGGAACATACTTCAAATGCATTGATGAAGCTTCTCGGAGTTCCTTCTTGTCTAACAGCTGCTTTTCCAATGACAACCGTTTGTCTCATGCTGAGGCTGAATTCTAGCACAATCCCAAAC ATATTAGCAGCAGAACACGAATTTGGTAGATTTATTTATCCGGAAATCAAAGAGGACGCCGCGATTTTCAACTTTGACTTCAATTTGAAAGATCAATCATCGTCAATGATATTAACCCAGCTGCTCAAGGTGCACAATGGCTACAATTCTGAGTTTGGTATACGTGTAGATTCTACTCGTATAAAGAGCACCAATGAAACAACAAGGGTCGATCAATTGCTTCATGGCTCTACAGACGTAGAGCTAATTAAATTACAAATGAGAATGCCCGAGAAGACGTTTGAAGGGTTTCTCTCGAATCCGAAGAAGATGGAGGAATTAAAGCAAGTGGGATTGCAAAAGCTGAAAAGTCGCACAAGCAAAGAGCAGTTCAATGATATATTAGCATCCAATGAGCCCCTACTCGAAGTATCCTCCAGTATTACTAATTgcattgaaataaaattttag